Genomic segment of Panicum virgatum strain AP13 chromosome 2K, P.virgatum_v5, whole genome shotgun sequence:
ACGATGAAACCAATATTTGAATTGGAGACAAGGTCACATTCTTTCGTGTGATGTGGTTGTAACACTTTCGTTTCTAGTAACTTTTTCGCTCATGAGTGAGTACATACTTGAATAGAAAATATGATAAGCTAAAAGTTTATGATTTCCTAGTGAAAAATGTAGAGATCCATCAAGTTCAATGAAAAACTAATGGCAGAAATACAAGAGTCTAAGTTTAACAAGAGAAGAACGCAATTATTATTTGGATAAAGTCCATTTAtggccatccaactcttgcctcTGTTTGGTTTTGACaatcgaactccaaaaccgggtatcttCGACCACTGAACTATCAAAACTGTTCACATTTGGCCATCTGGCTGTTTTGGTGGTCGGTTTCGCTGATGTGGACGCCGCGTGGcagtgggcccacttgtcatccatcctctctctcctatttctctttcttttctcccccctctctctcctctctcccggtCCCTTTGCTCGGCGGTCATGGCGGCTCCGGCAGCGGTGCCCTTcccggcggagcaaggcggggCGTGCTTCGTGTCGCAGGAGTGGTCCGCGGTAGCGTGGAGGCGAGCCAGCGGCGGTGCTCATCCTCGAACAGACAaaacccaccgccgccgcacctcccctgggcaccgccgccgcagctcccctGCCCCGGCAGCCCCCTCCCGCtgcttcctccttcctccccaccgccgccgcaccccctgccccggcggcccccaccgccgctccctccttcctcctatgccccggcggcggcgcctgctgcaacagggggcggcggcgccggcatgtTCGACAGGAGGAAGGAGGCGTTCAAGAAGAGGGCTGGGGAGCAGGGCGTCATGGGAGCaccgcggagcagggcgggtttGTGCTCTGGCGCATGTCCCCGGACATGTGGTACATGGAGCTCGccatcggcggcggcaaggTCCGCGCCGGCTGCGACGGCCGCCTCGTGTGGCGCCACACGCCGTGGCTGGGCGCCCATGCCGCCAAGGACCCCGTCCTCCCCGCCCGCCCGCGTCGGCCTCCGCGCCCGTGCCCCGCAGGCCACCGGCCGAGGGAGCAAGCGAAGGGCCAGCGTGGCCCCGCGGCTTGCCTCGCCGCGCCTCACCGCGATGCGCCGCTCAGCTTCGCCGTCCTCGGCGCCGCGATGCTGGCCGCGGAGGATAGGCGGAGGGCGCTGAGCCTGCCGCCGCCAGCTGACCACGCCTCCGAGGACGGGGTCATCGCGTCGctcaggggagggagggagggaggcaggacgccgggggaggccgcgccggcgagcaggaaggagagaggaggaaggagatgagataggagagagaaagagggagataGAGAGAAGTGAGAGGGGTTGTAACGCtaacaagtgggccccactgccacgCGGCGTCCACGTCAGCGAAACTGGCCACCAAAACAGCCGTATGGTCAAAtgtgaacggttttgatagttcaGTGGTCGAAGATACCTGGTTTTGGAGTTTGATGGCTAAAACCAAACCgaggcaagagttggatggGCAAAAATGGACTATATCCTTATTATTTCACTGTCACAACACATAAccaaatttgaatattttttccTCAATTTCACCAAAAGGATCAAATTTGCTTGCTGAGATAACTTTTCATGGCTGAAAGAGCTAGCCTGCTCCTAGTGCGCAAAATAGGCTGACTTTTCTTTTTTGCACCTCTCATCCATATGAACATTCATGGCAAAAATTACCATTGTGGCGCTGCCGCGCTGGATGCATCGCCATTTGATATGTCAACCATTTGGGGGTGGACCAATTACAGATGCCACAGCTATATATGAGATATCATACTAAGAGAATGGACTAAATCTTAGAAATTCACTCATTGAATCCCTTCCACCAAAATAAGGTTGGGCTAGTATGGGCAAGTTGTCCGCCGATCTTACCGCTCCACAACGTCCAGTACCTCTCCACCAAAATAATGTTGTGCTGGCTCTGGCAAAAGGAGACGAGATGCTGGATCATCTGCCTAGACAAGTGGCGCAAATTAGGGGCCTGGATGCCCTGAGGGTGCTGCAGCCCTCCTGcaccaattttttttatctcctTCAGGGGTAGCCCATGTATACAATCTGAACAATTAGAATTCATATTGTGCATCTGCCCCTTCTTATCCTCACTGATATAATGAGCAGTCATCTCTATTTGTGTACAGTACACCCTTTTGTTTTTTCCTGTTTTGGCTAAAAAGTGTTCCATGAACTAGTTTGTACATGTCCCATTGGAATTATTGATCTTTTACTAACTGAATCATGTCTTGGCACATGAATCAATGGTAGTACAGCAACATCGAGACGTATTCCAGCAAGTGGGTTAGTTTTGGGTCAACCAGTGCTCAACCCAGTCCCGAGGAGTCTAAAGCAATTGGTCGGCCCAAAAACAATCACAAGGACAAGGTTACCAAAAAAACTACTCGACTATGCTATTACTGCAATAATTCCACTTCAAAAACAGGTTCTGCTTTAGACCTAGCACTATGGGCTGGGGCAACGGGCAAGCGCGCGAGTCACTGAATGTTCCATGCATTTTCATCGTAAATTACTTGATGTTTTTGTGCGAACTAAATCCTAAAAACACAAGTAGGTCTGCAATTTAACTGGGACGTTCGTAGAGATGGTTGGACCGTTGGAGATGATAAAGGTTGCCTTTCTCCCTGTCGGACATATGTCAAAGAGGAGGCGGAGCTTCTCCTCGCGGGTGGCTGCGTGAAGAACTCGCAAGACGCATCATCTTTATCGGCCACGAGTGTGGCTTCCACACTGTGGTGAACCACATGGAAGATGTCCCAGTCCTTGCAACATGCCGCCACCGCACGCATGAGGATCTCAGCTTGCCAAGCGCCGTCCATTCCCTCAATCAAGATTAGAAGCACCGAGTCAGGATTGGGTTACCCAATAACCAAAGTTATTGGCCCAGCCAATTGACACTAGTCTTTACAATTTGGGTAATGTGCAAGTGTGACGATTCACTAAAACCAAGTCCAACAAGCTTGTCTTATAGACAAACCATCTCATTTAATTTAGAGACATACCTAGAGACTTGGATTAGAAGGCAGAACAGGTAGAGGGCAGTATCACCTTACCGATCCCTCTTCAAGTATTGTGGTCATTGGCTCATTGCAGTATAGACCTCAACCATCGTTGGAGTACTTGTACAACATTACTAAGAAACAAAACTTGTAGCCTAGAGTCTGGACCAAAACAATATATTTACCTGGTAGACACTCCTCCATTTGGTGCCtgaacttgcaccatttctaACTTTCCTCTCAAAACACAAGGTGCAAGTAAAGAAGCTGACGTGAATTACTCATACTTTTTGTCCTACATTTGCACATTGTATCTTCAACGGGTAACAGCTCATGATAGATGCCAAGGTTATCCCATATATCAAAGGCCAATCTGTTTAATGGATGTTTCAAGGCTCTTTTTGGAAATCACCATTACTTGCGTGGTGTTTAATTCACAAGCACCCCTTTATGTGATAATGTGATGCTTCCTAAAAGGTACccttttttaaaatatattttacaaaatattttaaaaatgaaCCCTTCAGTGTGTTTTTCAAACTTAAACATTTGGCATGCCTTTAGTTGAGGTGGCTTAGGAACATGCTCATATGTTTGCCATACCAAGATATGGTGTGCCACATACCTTTGGGAATTATTTTATACATAAATTAAGCGCCCCATAATTCTATATGTTTCCAAAGTATAGACACTAATGCAAGTGGAGTAGAAGAAAGAATTGACATTTGAGCACCAACAGTTATGTACTTTTCATACTTTTCTTGAGAGTTATACTATTAAGTGGTCATGGTGTAGTGCATTTGTTATGAGTTTTTCTTATTGGGAATTCATTGTCAGTTGTTTTAGATTTCTATGTGAATATTATTTTGTTGGTTAATTTTTTCATCGTTAGGACATACTCAAATTACACTAGAAGTAGTGTGGATATTTGATAAATTCTATGGAAAATAAGCCACCATCCACCTGCAAATAACCTTCAGAAAAGACAAGTTTTCCCAAAGGTTGTGGTGATTTTATTAGTCGTGGTCATTGTTCATTCTATTAGCAGCATATCACTTATTATCGGCAACTATAGGTCATATTGACAAGTCTAATTAGATAACCACAATACTTTGTGAAGTTTAATAAAATTTGTGTCAAATTTGATTCCCCCCCTAATTTCAGTTAAATTTCACCAAAATATCATATTTGTCTGCTAATATTATTCGGATTAACAGTGATATATTGTGCTATTGACCTTATCAACCAGTGGAGATAAATTTTCATGGCTGCCTCGTCATCGGCCCTATTAGCATGCCGTGGAAAATTTTACCGTTGTGGCACTGGAGATAGCGTACCAATTGtcaattaatatatatatagcagTCGTTCCCGGGTAAATCGTTTACAGATTATGTCTATAAATGCAGCTACAGAGATATTAAGAGCCGACTAAATCTTAGAGATTCGGTCATTGAATACGTTCCAATAAAATGGTATTAGAATGGTTGTCCATTTCCAATTTTATTCCTCCCCGCCTTCCTATATATATTCGTCTCGCGGCATTTTGTTCTCAGCAAGGGCTTTGTTCTTCAAGGTCAGCGGTGTAAGCTTGATTGGTCCACTTTGAAGGTATGCAATCTCATGGCCTTCTGCTCATAGATCTTATAATCACGCCATGTTGAATATGAAATGGTGTTAGACTGGAGTTAAAGTTGGGTGGACCTGTTAACAATTATTTTGTGATGATTGTATCATTTGTAGGCTTGTTTGGTTTAGATCTACACCCATGGCCTTTGTAGATGCATcaagttttttttgttgttggggAAAAAGTCGGTGTAGGAGGCTACAAAGCGCCCTCGGTGCAGCCCTGCCCTTGATGTGCGCCGTTTGTCTATGCAGGCGATCCAGCTCCTCCGATCCACGGCTCGGCACCGGCCTCCTCTGCTGGTTCAAACGCCGGTGCCATGGATCGGAGGAGCCGAGCAAGCGCCCGGGGAAGTCACTTGTATGGAATTGTTTCAGAGTCCAAGAAATAATTCAGACATAAAAGTCTTATTTGCCCTTTGGAGTTTGGACTTTGGACATGTGCAAGTCACTTGCATGCACTTTTCTTCCAAATCGAAGATTGATCTATATATTGCTATCTGAATCTGTGAATCATCATCTGTTTATGCAGGAGAAGCAATGGGCGGCCAGTCCAGCAACCTCGGGGCGTCGTCTTCAAGCACGAGGAAGCTGGAGGGGAAGCGGAAGCAGAGTGCTACCAGGGCCGACAAGGCCAAGAAGCCCAACGTCACGGCGCGTCCCAGTGGCTCCTCCGTCCCCGTCGTGCCAACGAACTGCCCCACGAGCCACGCCATGGCGGTGGCGTTCCCCATGGCCGGCGTCaacggcgccgcgccgctctGGAGCACTGCAGCCGCACTGGGTGCGGCGACCGGAGCCGCGGCGGCGTTGGCACTGCCAGCTGCGGCCGGCGCCAATgggctcgccgcgccggcggcagcaAGTATCGTAGCGGCGGCGTCGGCACCGCCGGCATCCAGGTTCGATAATGGCGTCACGGTGCCCCTGGCGCTGTCGCGAGCAGCCGGCGGCCGGGACGTGCCTCGGCCGATCCGAGTCGTTGGCTACGAAGTAGAGCTGGTGACGGGGAGAAGCCTGTGACCGAACCAGAACAGCACGGTGATGAGCTTGTCAATGACGTCGCTGAAGCTGAGCTGAAGCAACAGTTTGAGGACATGCTTGCATCGCCATTGCAACTGCAGCAGGGCGAAGAAGTTCATCAGGTCGTTGACGCGGAAATCCCCGGTGCGGATGCAGCAATTGGGGATGAGCACATAAGCAGAACTTCCCCTGATTTTGACATGCCTATGGCCACACCCAAGGAGGTCCCTGGTCCGTATGATGGTATTGATCATGCTGCTCCTTGAGGCTTGAAGTGGCAGAAGGTCTCTGGGCCGTTCTACGAAGAGCAGATGGTATGGATCATGCTATAATACTAGCATATGAGCGATAAGCTCTCATCTAGATTCAATggctcagagagagagagatccccTCTCCTGATTCTAGATAGGAAGGGTAATCTCAATATTTAGGTTTACTTCGTTCGCTTGcttttagtttaatttaaatGTTTGATCTAGTTGAAAGCCTTGCTAAAACTTTACAAGGTTTTAGTTCGAACTGATATTTAATATCATTGTTTAggaactgttttttttttctctttttgcaATTTTTGTGTTGTGGAACCATATCTATGTCGTTATCACTTTGTTTATCGTAGAACATTGCAATATTTTACCCCCAAAAATGAAGTTCGCAATGGTATGGATGGTGATGGCCGTGAGCGCAGCAATCTGAATATTATTTGTACATCTTGGTGTTTCTTGTGGTTCATCACCAGGAATTCAGAATTTT
This window contains:
- the LOC120695114 gene encoding translation initiation factor IF-2-like — protein: MWYMELAIGGGKVRAGCDGRLVWRHTPWLGAHAAKDPVLPARPRRPPRPCPAGHRPREQAKGQRGPAACLAAPHRDAPLSFAVLGAAMLAAEDRRRALSLPPPADHASEDGVIASLRGGREGGEAMGGQSSNLGASSSSTRKLEGKRKQSATRADKAKKPNVTARPSGSSVPVVPTNCPTSHAMAVAFPMAGVNGAAPLWSTAAALGAATGAAAALALPAAAGANGLAAPAAASIVAAASAPPASRFDNGVTVPLALSRAAGGRDVPRPIRVVGYEVELVTGRSL